In Phreatobacter stygius, a genomic segment contains:
- a CDS encoding 2Fe-2S iron-sulfur cluster-binding protein, which produces MLDAAQAAGLSLPSGCRVGQCESCLMRIVDGDVARLSAFDGDEDHCLTCQAVPLSELTLAL; this is translated from the coding sequence TTGCTCGATGCGGCGCAGGCCGCCGGCCTGTCGCTGCCGAGCGGTTGCCGCGTCGGCCAGTGCGAGAGCTGCCTGATGCGCATCGTCGACGGCGACGTCGCCAGGCTCAGCGCCTTCGACGGCGACGAGGACCACTGCCTCACCTGCCAGGCGGTGCCCCTCTCCGAACTGACACTCGCGCTTTAA
- a CDS encoding short-chain fatty acid transporter, with protein MTDTTQVPSFAAEKRSGDNILARFSQHMVAFAERWFPDAYVFVLIAVIAVAGGTILHGGSPLTVSRAFGDGFWNLIPFTMQMALVAIGGYVVAMSPPVAALLGRLAAVPKTGRGAVVFVGVLSILLSLVNWGVSLIFSGLLVREIARRKDIRLDYRAAGAAGYLGLGCGFTLGITSSAAQLQANAASIPASLLPITGVIGFAETILTWQNLVTTVAVTLLSAAICYFTTPAPADAKTAEDLGVSLDNDKVEVKKASRPGDYLEFSPVLTILIVLLACGWLWQTFQSGNPLITLSGLNTYNFVFLILGILLHWRPRSLIESFSKAMPSVSGVLLQFPFYAGIAQILTKVPNANGVTLSDTIAHWFVGFSTNTTVFSFLVGIYSAVLGFFIPSAGGKWIIEAPYIMKAANEIGAHLGWTVMVYNIAETLPNFLNPFWMLPLLGILGLKSKDLIGYTSVQFVIHFPIVMVLAAVLMATFTYHPPIMP; from the coding sequence ATGACCGATACGACACAAGTGCCATCTTTCGCCGCCGAGAAACGCAGCGGCGACAATATCCTCGCCCGGTTTTCCCAGCACATGGTGGCCTTCGCCGAGCGCTGGTTTCCGGATGCCTATGTCTTCGTGCTGATCGCCGTGATTGCGGTCGCCGGCGGCACCATCCTGCATGGCGGTTCGCCGCTGACGGTCAGCCGGGCCTTCGGCGACGGCTTCTGGAACCTCATCCCCTTCACCATGCAGATGGCCCTGGTCGCCATTGGCGGTTATGTCGTGGCGATGTCGCCGCCGGTCGCGGCATTGCTCGGCCGGCTCGCGGCCGTGCCGAAGACCGGCCGCGGCGCGGTGGTCTTTGTCGGCGTCCTCAGCATCCTGTTGTCGCTGGTCAACTGGGGCGTCAGCCTGATCTTTTCCGGCCTCCTGGTGCGCGAGATCGCCCGTCGGAAGGACATCCGGCTCGACTACCGGGCCGCGGGCGCTGCCGGCTATCTCGGGCTCGGCTGCGGCTTCACGCTGGGCATCACCTCATCGGCCGCCCAATTGCAGGCCAATGCCGCGAGCATTCCGGCTTCGCTCCTGCCGATCACCGGGGTCATCGGTTTCGCCGAGACCATCCTGACCTGGCAGAACCTGGTGACCACGGTCGCGGTGACGCTGCTCTCGGCGGCCATCTGCTATTTCACCACGCCCGCGCCAGCCGATGCCAAGACCGCGGAAGACCTCGGCGTCTCGCTCGATAACGACAAGGTCGAAGTCAAGAAGGCATCGCGGCCCGGCGACTATCTCGAATTCAGCCCGGTGCTGACCATCCTGATCGTGCTGCTCGCCTGCGGCTGGCTGTGGCAGACGTTCCAATCGGGCAACCCGCTGATCACGCTGTCCGGCCTCAACACCTATAATTTCGTCTTCCTCATTCTCGGCATCCTGCTGCACTGGCGGCCGCGCAGCCTGATCGAATCCTTTTCCAAGGCCATGCCGAGCGTCTCCGGCGTGCTGCTGCAGTTTCCCTTCTATGCCGGCATCGCGCAGATCCTGACCAAGGTGCCAAACGCCAACGGCGTCACCTTGTCGGATACCATTGCCCACTGGTTCGTCGGCTTTTCGACCAATACGACCGTCTTCTCGTTCCTGGTGGGCATCTACTCGGCGGTGCTCGGCTTCTTCATCCCGTCCGCCGGCGGCAAGTGGATCATCGAGGCGCCCTATATCATGAAGGCGGCCAACGAGATCGGCGCCCATCTCGGCTGGACCGTCATGGTCTACAACATCGCCGAGACGCTGCCGAATTTCCTCAATCCGTTCTGGATGTTGCCGCTGCTCGGCATTCTCGGCCTGAAGTCGAAGGACCTGATCGGTTATACCTCGGTGCAGTTCGTCATCCATTTCCCGATCGTGATGGTGCTGGCCGCGGTCCTGATGGCGACCTTCACCTATCACCCGCCGATCATGCCCTGA
- a CDS encoding MarR family winged helix-turn-helix transcriptional regulator has protein sequence MTADFDTLSSPLPRRLRDGLERIAAAIRADQWAVSEGVGLNPTQAHILTFLAGRDTAGVRVRAVAEHLGVTQPTATDSIAALARKGLVEKLPDPTDARALAVRVTAAGRAAVRAIGLASSASDQALAALRPSDQAEFLVLVVKAIRALQVAGAIPVQRMCVTCRYFRPHAHAGAETPHHCAFVNAAFGDRHLRVDCGEHEPADPAVQAATWTAFETGPANLRAPPT, from the coding sequence ATGACCGCCGATTTCGACACGCTTTCCAGTCCTTTACCGCGCCGACTGCGCGACGGCCTGGAGCGCATTGCCGCTGCGATCAGGGCGGATCAGTGGGCGGTCAGCGAGGGCGTCGGCCTCAATCCGACCCAGGCGCACATATTGACCTTCCTCGCAGGGCGAGACACCGCCGGCGTGCGTGTCCGTGCCGTCGCCGAACATCTCGGCGTGACGCAGCCGACGGCCACCGATTCCATTGCGGCACTGGCCCGAAAGGGCCTCGTCGAAAAGCTTCCCGATCCCACGGACGCCCGCGCACTGGCTGTCCGGGTCACCGCCGCCGGCCGCGCCGCGGTTCGCGCCATCGGGCTTGCCTCCAGCGCGTCCGACCAGGCGCTGGCTGCGCTGAGGCCGTCGGACCAGGCGGAGTTCCTGGTTCTGGTCGTCAAGGCGATCCGCGCGCTGCAGGTCGCGGGCGCCATTCCGGTTCAGCGCATGTGCGTGACCTGCCGCTATTTCCGGCCCCACGCCCATGCGGGCGCGGAAACCCCTCATCATTGTGCCTTCGTGAACGCTGCCTTCGGTGACCGGCACTTGCGGGTCGATTGCGGCGAGCATGAGCCGGCCGACCCCGCCGTCCAGGCTGCCACCTGGACGGCCTTCGAGACGGGGCCGGCCAACCTCCGAGCACCACCGACCTAG
- a CDS encoding glutamine amidotransferase, with translation MLRTAVAIRHVAFEGLGVIEPALRAAGYTVGVYDAGVDALGSLDPVETELLIVLGGPIGADQEDRYPFLRAEQDLLSRRLQAGRPTLGICLGAQLMARALGAEVYPGPAKEIGWSRLDLTAEGQASPLAHLDGVPVLHWHGDTFDLPPGAVRLAGTEICPNQAFAIGRDVLGLQFHGEVDVQDIERWLIGHAAEIAAAGIDPNALRADSRRHGEALKRAGARVFRDWLAGLDRS, from the coding sequence ATGCTGAGGACCGCCGTCGCGATTCGCCATGTTGCCTTCGAGGGACTGGGTGTCATCGAGCCGGCACTGCGCGCGGCCGGCTATACCGTCGGCGTCTATGACGCCGGCGTGGACGCGCTTGGGAGCCTCGATCCGGTCGAGACCGAACTCCTGATCGTCCTTGGCGGCCCGATCGGCGCCGATCAGGAGGATCGCTACCCGTTCCTGAGGGCCGAACAGGATCTCCTGAGCCGGCGCCTCCAGGCGGGGCGGCCGACGCTCGGCATCTGTCTGGGCGCCCAACTGATGGCGCGTGCCCTGGGCGCGGAGGTCTATCCCGGGCCGGCCAAGGAGATCGGCTGGTCGCGCCTCGATCTGACCGCCGAGGGCCAGGCCTCACCGCTCGCTCATCTCGACGGCGTGCCGGTGCTGCACTGGCACGGCGATACGTTTGATCTGCCCCCGGGCGCGGTCCGGCTCGCCGGGACCGAGATCTGCCCGAACCAGGCCTTCGCGATCGGCCGCGATGTCCTGGGCTTGCAGTTCCACGGCGAGGTCGATGTCCAGGACATCGAACGCTGGCTGATCGGCCATGCCGCGGAAATCGCCGCTGCCGGTATCGATCCGAATGCACTCAGGGCCGACAGCCGTCGCCACGGCGAAGCCCTGAAGCGGGCCGGAGCGCGGGTGTTCCGCGACTGGCTCGCGGGTCTCGACAGGTCTTGA
- a CDS encoding redoxin domain-containing protein, translating to MVTPIEAPEWAVSQWFNSPAPLTLGGLRGRVVLIHAFQMLCPSCVAHGTPQAERAHHMFGDTDLAVVGLHTVFEHHAAMAPVSLAAFIHEYRLTFPIGVDAPGERGAIPVTMGRYHMRGTPTTVLVGRDGTIRHHGFGREDDMALGAMIAAALGQAPPVAVAAAGAGSGADGACAMR from the coding sequence ATGGTCACCCCGATCGAGGCCCCGGAATGGGCCGTCAGCCAGTGGTTCAACAGCCCGGCTCCATTGACGCTCGGCGGCCTGCGCGGCCGGGTCGTGCTCATTCATGCTTTCCAGATGTTGTGCCCGAGCTGCGTCGCGCATGGCACCCCCCAGGCCGAGCGCGCCCACCACATGTTCGGCGACACCGACCTTGCGGTCGTCGGACTGCACACGGTGTTCGAGCATCACGCGGCGATGGCGCCCGTGTCGCTCGCGGCCTTCATCCATGAATACCGGCTGACCTTTCCAATCGGCGTCGATGCGCCGGGCGAACGCGGCGCGATTCCGGTCACCATGGGCCGCTATCACATGCGCGGCACGCCGACGACGGTCCTGGTCGGCCGCGACGGCACCATTCGGCACCACGGCTTCGGCCGGGAAGACGACATGGCGCTGGGCGCCATGATTGCCGCCGCCCTCGGCCAGGCACCACCGGTCGCCGTCGCGGCAGCCGGCGCGGGCTCGGGTGCCGACGGCGCCTGTGCCATGCGATAG
- a CDS encoding TonB family protein: MTARGILHPGWLRPALMLGVVTVHGALIWALSPKTRAHVGLAPPVIEMVQAQAEASAPAQPPETEAAPSAEQAPAVEQVAAAEPAPAELPPPVVPPSVEPLVEAPVDRPELPPEPVPPPVVAEPSAPVIPAVQPQPERPRDAQAERRIEQRRIERERAAEAQRREREDERRRKREEQRQQAMARPPRELSTGTAASEGSRPAQAGGNVSAAAYASQVHRILQTRTSALGLNARGNVSVSFAIDASGRMAASGIIRSSGDDGVDHAIRTMLARSSFPAPPAGRFSGSVTIRIQ; encoded by the coding sequence ATGACAGCGCGCGGCATACTCCATCCCGGCTGGCTGCGTCCGGCGCTCATGCTGGGCGTGGTCACGGTTCACGGCGCGCTCATCTGGGCGCTCAGCCCGAAGACGCGCGCCCATGTCGGACTGGCGCCGCCGGTCATCGAAATGGTCCAGGCGCAAGCCGAGGCGTCGGCACCGGCACAGCCGCCCGAAACCGAGGCCGCGCCGAGCGCCGAGCAGGCGCCGGCGGTGGAACAGGTCGCGGCGGCCGAGCCGGCGCCGGCCGAGCTGCCACCGCCCGTCGTGCCGCCATCGGTCGAGCCGCTGGTGGAGGCGCCTGTCGACAGGCCGGAATTGCCGCCGGAACCGGTTCCGCCACCGGTCGTGGCGGAGCCGAGCGCGCCGGTGATCCCGGCGGTGCAGCCGCAGCCCGAACGACCGCGCGATGCCCAGGCCGAGCGCCGCATCGAGCAAAGACGGATCGAGCGGGAGCGTGCCGCCGAGGCTCAGCGTCGCGAGCGCGAGGACGAGCGTCGGCGCAAGCGCGAAGAACAACGCCAGCAAGCCATGGCGCGCCCGCCACGCGAGCTTTCGACCGGCACCGCGGCCTCCGAAGGCAGCCGTCCGGCCCAGGCGGGCGGTAATGTCTCGGCGGCGGCTTACGCCTCGCAGGTGCACCGCATCCTGCAGACCCGCACCAGCGCGCTCGGCCTGAATGCCCGCGGCAATGTCAGTGTCAGCTTCGCCATCGACGCCTCCGGCCGCATGGCCGCCTCCGGCATCATCCGCTCGTCCGGCGACGACGGCGTCGATCACGCCATCCGGACCATGCTGGCGCGGTCGAGCTTCCCGGCGCCGCCGGCCGGCCGCTTCTCGGGTTCCGTCACGATCCGGATCCAGTAG
- a CDS encoding ExbD/TolR family protein, which produces MAFGSDPSPGDEFAPLADINVTPFIDVMLVLLIIFMVTAPLLTAGMKVELPQARSSQPLEPVQPVVVTVGPDGRLQVGDRDVARDGLVGLVRETLGGGADRHIQVRGDAKADFGAIVSVLDLLASNGLTRIALVTQRPTAPAATR; this is translated from the coding sequence ATGGCCTTCGGCTCCGACCCATCCCCCGGCGACGAGTTCGCCCCGCTCGCCGACATCAATGTGACGCCGTTCATCGACGTCATGCTGGTGCTGCTGATCATCTTCATGGTGACGGCACCGCTTTTGACCGCAGGCATGAAGGTCGAGTTGCCACAGGCGCGCTCCAGCCAGCCGCTCGAACCGGTGCAGCCTGTCGTCGTCACGGTCGGCCCGGACGGCCGGCTGCAGGTCGGTGACCGTGACGTCGCCCGCGACGGCCTGGTCGGCCTGGTGCGCGAGACGCTCGGCGGTGGAGCCGACCGTCACATCCAGGTGCGCGGCGACGCCAAGGCGGATTTTGGAGCCATCGTCAGTGTGCTCGACCTGCTCGCCAGCAATGGCCTGACCAGGATCGCGCTGGTCACCCAGCGCCCGACGGCGCCCGCGGCGACACGCTAG
- a CDS encoding MotA/TolQ/ExbB proton channel family protein, protein MHADLNPLSLFWMAGPVVKAVMLMLLAASLWCWIIVAECLFATRRLRQAVGAAEAGRSSRIIEAIFDGGAREAALHYPDEAVGARRERVVGAMRRRVQETIEAAHGGLANLAVIASVGPFLGLFGTVWGIMTSFIGIAGSQDTSLATVAPGIAEALAATAIGLAAAIPAAFGYNQLVGVYGRLGKRLVRLVEDDAARVLRPQPDMSHVTEGAR, encoded by the coding sequence ATGCATGCGGACCTGAACCCCCTCTCGCTGTTCTGGATGGCCGGCCCGGTGGTCAAGGCGGTCATGCTGATGCTGCTGGCCGCCTCGCTCTGGTGCTGGATCATCGTCGCCGAATGCCTGTTCGCCACCCGGCGGCTGCGCCAGGCCGTCGGCGCGGCCGAAGCCGGCCGGTCGAGCCGGATCATCGAGGCCATTTTTGACGGCGGTGCCCGCGAGGCGGCACTGCATTATCCCGACGAAGCGGTCGGTGCGCGGCGCGAACGTGTCGTCGGGGCCATGCGGCGGCGTGTGCAGGAGACCATCGAGGCAGCCCATGGCGGCCTCGCCAATCTTGCCGTCATTGCCTCGGTCGGTCCGTTTCTCGGGCTGTTCGGCACGGTCTGGGGCATCATGACCTCGTTCATCGGCATTGCCGGGTCGCAGGACACCAGCCTTGCCACTGTCGCCCCAGGCATCGCGGAAGCGCTCGCCGCGACCGCCATTGGCCTTGCCGCCGCCATTCCGGCCGCCTTCGGCTACAATCAGCTGGTGGGCGTCTACGGCAGGCTCGGCAAGCGGCTGGTGCGCCTGGTCGAGGATGACGCCGCGCGTGTCCTGCGGCCGCAGCCGGACATGAGCCACGTGACGGAAGGCGCCCGCTGA
- a CDS encoding TonB-dependent receptor: MTLSLDFRAGRSPAWGNGPDISAGGRHGQHRLPDHADLTPLIASCSCHSFAITVANNSQQLHCYIFHDMGRQRVMNRVEMAGNGDVAARRTGLSGTSKWSLPVGLMTLAFGAESPALAQVTELPVIVVEAPREERSRGPSDGELTVIDRSFAPVTVVQEGEIRRNGGRTIGDLLGNLPGITSSGFAPGSASRPIIRGLDAFRVRIQENGVGTQDVSDLGEDHGVTIDPSSAQRVDVVRGPAVLRYGSQAIGGVVNVTNERIPTVLGPEGIFPALRTALSSVDRGVDSGLTVSARKGNIAFHGEFNRRTAEDYATPGGGHQANSYLRAMNGSIGATLFFDGGYWGAAVAHTNATYGIPGTFSAAERARIALQQTRFTSKGEYRPESGPIDILRFWFGASIYAHAEDSFIPAADRFATALTFRNKEAETRVEAQMRPLETAIGALTITTGVSANYQLAGATGVAPPLFEPATTQTAASYLFGDLQLTPTTRLQASTRVEYTALRGIGGIFPSDYLGSSGPVLDTPIARSFVPFSASFGLLQDLPWNFVGSVTAQFVERAPRVPELFSKGAHAAPGTFDIGNPTLNKEQARTFEIGLRRSAGPLRLDMSAYYTSFNGFIFKSPTGLYCGETFASCGTGTAYRQTVFRQRDATFYGTEFRVQYDVATIGTGTLGVEAQYDFVRARFADDTNVPRIPPHRLGGAVFWRDGGLFARVSLLHAFAQRQIAANETPTAGYDLLNAEISYTTRLNANTYGVSELTAGLTGTNLLDAEIRNHVSFKKDEVVQPGRGVRAFVNLRF, encoded by the coding sequence ATGACGCTTTCTCTCGATTTCAGGGCAGGCCGATCGCCCGCCTGGGGCAATGGCCCGGATATATCGGCTGGCGGGCGGCACGGCCAGCATCGCCTGCCCGATCACGCAGATCTGACACCCTTGATCGCCTCTTGCAGTTGCCATTCATTTGCAATAACTGTTGCGAACAATTCGCAACAGTTACACTGTTACATTTTCCACGACATGGGCAGGCAGCGCGTGATGAATCGGGTCGAGATGGCTGGGAATGGAGATGTCGCGGCACGCCGGACGGGGTTGTCCGGCACGTCGAAATGGTCGCTGCCGGTGGGTTTGATGACCTTGGCATTCGGCGCCGAAAGTCCTGCGCTGGCGCAGGTCACGGAATTGCCCGTCATCGTCGTCGAGGCGCCCCGGGAGGAGCGGTCGCGTGGCCCGTCCGACGGCGAGCTCACGGTCATCGATCGCAGCTTCGCTCCGGTGACGGTGGTCCAGGAAGGCGAGATCCGGCGCAATGGCGGCCGCACCATCGGCGATCTCCTGGGCAACCTGCCCGGCATTACCAGTTCGGGCTTCGCGCCGGGCTCGGCGAGCCGGCCGATCATTCGCGGCCTCGACGCTTTCCGGGTGCGGATCCAGGAAAACGGCGTCGGCACGCAGGACGTCTCCGACCTCGGCGAAGATCACGGCGTGACCATCGATCCGTCGAGCGCGCAGCGTGTCGACGTGGTGCGTGGTCCGGCGGTCCTGCGCTACGGTTCGCAGGCGATCGGCGGCGTGGTCAATGTCACCAATGAACGCATCCCGACGGTGCTGGGACCGGAGGGCATTTTCCCGGCGCTGCGCACCGCGCTGTCCTCGGTCGACCGCGGTGTCGATTCCGGCCTGACCGTCAGCGCACGCAAGGGCAATATCGCGTTCCACGGCGAGTTCAACCGGCGCACCGCGGAAGACTATGCGACGCCCGGCGGCGGTCACCAGGCCAACAGCTATCTGCGCGCGATGAACGGCTCGATCGGCGCCACCCTGTTCTTCGACGGCGGCTACTGGGGTGCTGCGGTTGCCCATACCAACGCGACCTATGGCATTCCCGGCACCTTCTCGGCCGCCGAACGCGCGCGGATCGCGCTGCAGCAGACCCGTTTCACCTCCAAGGGTGAATACCGGCCGGAATCGGGGCCGATCGACATCCTGCGCTTCTGGTTCGGCGCATCGATCTACGCCCATGCCGAGGACTCGTTCATCCCCGCCGCCGACCGCTTCGCGACGGCGCTGACCTTCCGCAACAAGGAGGCCGAAACGCGCGTGGAAGCGCAGATGCGTCCGCTGGAAACGGCGATCGGCGCCTTGACCATCACGACCGGCGTCTCGGCCAATTACCAGCTCGCCGGCGCTACCGGCGTCGCCCCGCCGCTGTTCGAGCCGGCAACCACACAAACCGCCGCGAGCTATCTGTTCGGCGACCTGCAACTGACCCCGACGACGCGGCTGCAAGCTTCCACCCGGGTCGAATACACCGCGCTGCGCGGCATTGGCGGCATCTTCCCGAGCGACTATCTCGGCTCGTCCGGCCCGGTGCTCGACACCCCCATCGCCCGCTCCTTCGTGCCGTTCAGCGCCAGCTTCGGCCTGCTGCAGGATCTGCCGTGGAATTTCGTCGGCAGCGTCACCGCCCAGTTCGTCGAGCGGGCGCCGCGCGTGCCCGAGCTGTTCTCGAAAGGCGCCCATGCGGCGCCCGGCACCTTCGACATCGGCAATCCGACCCTGAACAAGGAGCAGGCGCGCACCTTCGAGATCGGCCTGCGCCGGAGCGCCGGCCCGCTGCGGCTGGACATGTCGGCCTATTACACCAGCTTCAACGGCTTCATCTTCAAGTCGCCGACCGGCCTTTATTGCGGCGAGACCTTTGCCAGCTGCGGCACCGGCACGGCCTATCGGCAAACCGTGTTCCGCCAGCGCGACGCCACCTTCTACGGCACCGAGTTCCGGGTTCAATACGACGTCGCGACGATCGGCACCGGGACGCTTGGCGTCGAGGCGCAATATGATTTCGTCCGCGCCCGCTTCGCTGACGACACCAACGTGCCGCGGATCCCGCCGCACCGGCTCGGCGGCGCGGTATTCTGGCGCGACGGCGGCCTGTTCGCCCGGGTCAGCCTGCTGCACGCCTTCGCTCAGCGCCAGATCGCCGCCAACGAGACGCCGACCGCCGGCTACGACCTGCTGAATGCCGAGATCAGCTACACCACGCGCCTGAACGCCAACACCTATGGGGTCAGCGAGCTGACCGCCGGCCTGACCGGCACCAACCTGCTCGATGCCGAGATCCGCAACCACGTGTCGTTCAAGAAGGACGAAGTGGTCCAACCCGGGCGCGGCGTCCGCGCCTTCGTCAACCTGCGCTTTTGA
- a CDS encoding SDR family NAD(P)-dependent oxidoreductase: MSHPAFTRGSVAVVTGGAGGIGLAAATRFAGLGLKVCIADLGEDRLARAAALIASASPDGAGSVMTMATDVSRPDELRRLEAAVVSHFGGVDILMNNAGIQPGSALFGPAGTWERILGVNLWGVVHGTQVFAPGMMARGRPGLIINTGSKQGITTPPGDPAYNVSKAGVKAFTEALQHELRNTPGNRVSAHLLIPGFVYTGLTAKGRTEKPAGAWTSEETVDFMMTRLEAGDFYILCPDNDVPRSLDERRILWAAGDIVENRPPLSRWHPDYATAFAAFVKGD, from the coding sequence ATGTCGCACCCCGCCTTCACCCGAGGTTCCGTGGCCGTGGTCACCGGCGGCGCCGGTGGCATCGGCCTTGCCGCGGCGACGCGCTTCGCCGGGCTTGGCCTCAAGGTCTGCATTGCCGATCTCGGCGAAGACCGGCTCGCCCGGGCGGCGGCCTTGATCGCCTCGGCGTCGCCCGATGGTGCCGGCAGCGTCATGACCATGGCGACGGATGTCAGCCGGCCGGACGAGCTGCGCCGGCTGGAGGCGGCGGTGGTGAGCCACTTCGGCGGCGTCGACATCCTGATGAACAATGCCGGCATCCAGCCGGGCAGCGCCCTGTTCGGTCCGGCCGGGACCTGGGAACGGATCCTCGGCGTCAATCTGTGGGGCGTCGTCCACGGCACGCAGGTCTTCGCGCCCGGCATGATGGCGCGCGGCCGGCCGGGCCTGATCATCAATACCGGCTCGAAGCAGGGCATCACCACGCCACCAGGCGATCCCGCCTACAACGTCTCCAAGGCTGGCGTGAAAGCCTTCACCGAGGCATTGCAGCACGAGTTGCGCAACACGCCGGGCAACCGCGTCAGCGCCCATCTGCTGATCCCGGGTTTCGTCTATACCGGCTTGACCGCCAAGGGCCGCACCGAAAAACCGGCCGGCGCCTGGACTTCGGAAGAGACCGTCGATTTCATGATGACGCGGCTCGAGGCCGGCGACTTCTATATCCTCTGCCCCGACAATGACGTGCCCCGGTCGCTCGATGAGCGGCGCATCCTGTGGGCGGCCGGCGATATCGTCGAGAACCGCCCGCCCTTGTCGCGCTGGCACCCTGACTACGCGACGGCCTTTGCCGCTTTCGTCAAGGGCGACTAG
- a CDS encoding LysE family translocator, with product MTWDNLAPLVVFALVSTVTPGGATTLVTASGARFGYRRSVPLMAGITAGLAGLAAAAAVGLASLILAAPSLQLAMKIAGSGYFLWLAWRIGRSGAPDLKTEMATPTGFAGGALLLLLNPKGWAMALAAAASFAMLANGPLQLAVLLGSVLGLASAFSLSLWCLAGLMLAQMLKTERQWRMLNVALGLALAVSIVPMWRQ from the coding sequence ATGACATGGGACAACCTGGCGCCACTGGTCGTCTTCGCGCTCGTCTCGACCGTCACGCCGGGCGGTGCGACGACGCTCGTAACCGCCTCGGGCGCAAGGTTCGGCTATCGGCGCTCGGTGCCGCTGATGGCTGGCATCACGGCGGGCCTCGCCGGTCTCGCCGCCGCCGCGGCGGTGGGGCTCGCCAGCCTCATCCTGGCTGCGCCGTCGCTGCAGCTCGCCATGAAGATCGCCGGCTCGGGCTATTTCCTGTGGCTCGCCTGGCGGATCGGCCGGAGCGGGGCGCCCGATCTGAAGACCGAGATGGCCACCCCGACAGGCTTCGCCGGCGGCGCCCTGCTGCTCCTGCTCAACCCCAAGGGCTGGGCCATGGCGCTCGCCGCCGCCGCGTCCTTCGCCATGCTGGCGAACGGACCATTGCAGCTCGCCGTCCTGCTCGGTTCGGTGCTCGGCCTCGCTTCGGCCTTTTCGCTGTCGCTCTGGTGCCTGGCCGGCCTGATGCTGGCGCAGATGCTGAAGACCGAGCGGCAATGGCGCATGCTCAACGTCGCGCTCGGGCTCGCGCTCGCCGTCTCGATCGTGCCGATGTGGCGGCAGTGA
- a CDS encoding LysR family transcriptional regulator, producing the protein MLGIRSHNAGMARNLDTALVRTFVTVAATASMTAAANALHVTQGAVSQQIKRLEDVIGCALFERDRGGLRLTAAGERLIGKARRLLALNDEIWTEMTTQVFTGHVRFGLPYDLVGTLLAPVIKAYAEACPKVEISLVCGSSPELAEKLAAGEIDLAVIEEPVGATSGECLGIERLVWAGAKTGNAYRKRPLPISLVAETCAFRPVVLAALDRQGVAWRTVFENGNIDAATATARMDLAVTAWLASAVPADLDILGADHGLPDLPSFAVNLHLPAHTVAAATSELARCIRDGLTRRQQAA; encoded by the coding sequence ATGCTTGGCATTAGAAGTCATAATGCCGGAATGGCGCGCAACCTCGATACCGCCCTGGTCAGAACCTTCGTGACGGTTGCGGCGACCGCCAGCATGACCGCCGCCGCCAATGCACTGCACGTAACGCAAGGGGCGGTCAGCCAGCAGATCAAACGGCTCGAGGATGTCATCGGCTGCGCCCTGTTCGAGCGCGACCGGGGTGGCCTCAGGCTGACCGCCGCGGGCGAGCGCCTGATCGGCAAGGCCCGGCGCCTGCTCGCCTTGAACGACGAGATCTGGACCGAGATGACCACCCAGGTGTTCACCGGCCATGTCCGCTTCGGCCTGCCCTACGATCTCGTCGGCACCTTGCTGGCTCCGGTCATCAAGGCCTATGCCGAGGCTTGCCCCAAGGTGGAGATTTCGCTCGTTTGCGGTTCTTCGCCGGAGCTTGCCGAGAAGCTGGCGGCGGGCGAGATCGACCTGGCGGTGATCGAGGAGCCGGTCGGCGCGACCTCAGGCGAATGCCTCGGCATCGAGCGGCTGGTCTGGGCCGGCGCCAAGACCGGCAACGCCTATCGCAAACGTCCCTTGCCGATTTCGCTGGTGGCCGAGACCTGTGCCTTCCGGCCGGTGGTTCTGGCGGCGCTGGACCGTCAGGGCGTGGCGTGGCGCACCGTCTTCGAGAATGGCAATATCGATGCGGCGACAGCGACGGCACGGATGGACCTGGCGGTCACCGCCTGGCTCGCCTCCGCGGTTCCGGCCGATCTCGACATCCTTGGCGCCGATCACGGCCTGCCGGACCTGCCGAGCTTCGCCGTCAACCTGCATCTGCCGGCGCATACGGTCGCCGCGGCGACCAGCGAACTGGCCCGCTGCATCCGCGACGGCCTGACACGACGGCAACAGGCGGCCTGA